From one Lycorma delicatula isolate Av1 chromosome 2, ASM4794821v1, whole genome shotgun sequence genomic stretch:
- the LOC142319767 gene encoding aminopeptidase N-like isoform X6, giving the protein MLKMPKIELYNKVKVIITENTNKIKLNAKNLKIASSGVWVKNITDKSQEILTILNVTLIPFNDFLIIKLQEVLITGQKYLINIQFSAALRESLKGYYRSSYVDRDTDRLKWLAITQFQSIFAREAFPCFDEPSMKATFTISLGHKKRLKAISNMPLVKTTPMEGKTDWVWDEFQKSVPMSTYLVAFMISEMEHKDTDKADGNVKFRIWARKDAIDQVEFVKKLGPKILSFYEKYFDIKFPLPKQDLVALPDLIHGAMENWGLVTFRIHEDLKTIVYCEGIKHGTEKEWNFLFSVYIKTNFAKEKLIILSALSCSREVWILNRKNKKRLCVE; this is encoded by the exons ATGTTGAAAATGCCAAAGATAGAACTGTACAACAAAGTCAAG gtaattattactgaaaatacaaataaaataaaattaaatgccaaaaatttaaaaatagctaGTTCAGGTGTATgggttaaaaatataactgataaaagtcaagaaatattaactatactaaatgtaacattaattccttttaatgattttcttataattaaattacaagaagTCCTTATTACtggtcaaaaatatttaataaatatacaattttctgCTGCTCTTAGAGAAAGTCTTAAGGGTTATTATCGATCCAGTTATGTAGATAGAGACACAGATAGACTTAA atggcTTGCCATTACACAGTTTCAGTCAATTTTTGCTAGAGAAGCATTTCCTTGTTTTGATGAACCTTCAATGAAAGCAACTTTTACCATTAGTCTTGGCCATAAGAAACGTCTGAAAGCAATCAGCAATATGCCATTAGTTAAAACAACTCCaat ggaagGGAAAACAGATTGGGTGTGggatgaatttcaaaaatcagttCCAATGTCAActtatttagttgcttttatgaTTTCTGAGATGGAACATAAAGATACAGATAAAGCAGATGGCAATGTTAAATTTAGAATATGGGCCAGAAAAGATGCTATAGATCAagtagaatttgttaaaaaacttggGCCtaagattttatcattttatgagaaatattttgatataaaatttccattaccAAAGCAAGACTTAGTTGCATTACCTGATTTAATTCATGGTGCTATGGAAAACTGGGGACTTGTTACATTTAG gaTTCATGAGGACTTAAAAACAATAGTCTACTGTGAGGGTATTAAACATGGGACCGAAAAAGAATGGAATTTTCTATTCTCAgtatacattaaaacaaattttgctaaGGAGAAGTTAATTATACTTTCAGCTCTAAGTTGCAGTCGAGAAGTATGGATTCTTAATAG
- the LOC142319767 gene encoding aminopeptidase N-like isoform X7, whose protein sequence is MLKMPKIELYNKVKVIITENTNKIKLNAKNLKIASSGVWVKNITDKSQEILTILNVTLIPFNDFLIIKLQEVLITGQKYLINIQFSAALRESLKGYYRSSYVDRDTDRLKWLAITQFQSIFAREAFPCFDEPSMKATFTISLGHKKRLKAISNMPLVKTTPMEGKTDWVWDEFQKSVPMSTYLVAFMISEMEHKDTDKADGNVKFRIWARKDAIDQVEFVKKLGPKILSFYEKYFDIKFPLPKQDLVALPDLIHGAMENWGLVTFRIHEDLKTIVYCEGIKHGTEKEWNFLFSVYIKTNFAKEKLIILSALSCSREVWILNRDRDNC, encoded by the exons ATGTTGAAAATGCCAAAGATAGAACTGTACAACAAAGTCAAG gtaattattactgaaaatacaaataaaataaaattaaatgccaaaaatttaaaaatagctaGTTCAGGTGTATgggttaaaaatataactgataaaagtcaagaaatattaactatactaaatgtaacattaattccttttaatgattttcttataattaaattacaagaagTCCTTATTACtggtcaaaaatatttaataaatatacaattttctgCTGCTCTTAGAGAAAGTCTTAAGGGTTATTATCGATCCAGTTATGTAGATAGAGACACAGATAGACTTAA atggcTTGCCATTACACAGTTTCAGTCAATTTTTGCTAGAGAAGCATTTCCTTGTTTTGATGAACCTTCAATGAAAGCAACTTTTACCATTAGTCTTGGCCATAAGAAACGTCTGAAAGCAATCAGCAATATGCCATTAGTTAAAACAACTCCaat ggaagGGAAAACAGATTGGGTGTGggatgaatttcaaaaatcagttCCAATGTCAActtatttagttgcttttatgaTTTCTGAGATGGAACATAAAGATACAGATAAAGCAGATGGCAATGTTAAATTTAGAATATGGGCCAGAAAAGATGCTATAGATCAagtagaatttgttaaaaaacttggGCCtaagattttatcattttatgagaaatattttgatataaaatttccattaccAAAGCAAGACTTAGTTGCATTACCTGATTTAATTCATGGTGCTATGGAAAACTGGGGACTTGTTACATTTAG gaTTCATGAGGACTTAAAAACAATAGTCTACTGTGAGGGTATTAAACATGGGACCGAAAAAGAATGGAATTTTCTATTCTCAgtatacattaaaacaaattttgctaaGGAGAAGTTAATTATACTTTCAGCTCTAAGTTGCAGTCGAGAAGTATGGATTCTTAATAG
- the LOC142319767 gene encoding aminopeptidase N-like isoform X8 — MLKMPKIELYNKVKVIITENTNKIKLNAKNLKIASSGVWVKNITDKSQEILTILNVTLIPFNDFLIIKLQEVLITGQKYLINIQFSAALRESLKGYYRSSYVDRDTDRLKWLAITQFQSIFAREAFPCFDEPSMKATFTISLGHKKRLKAISNMPLVKTTPMEGKTDWVWDEFQKSVPMSTYLVAFMISEMEHKDTDKADGNVKFRIWARKDAIDQVEFVKKLGPKILSFYEKYFDIKFPLPKQDLVALPDLIHGAMENWGLVTFRIHEDLKTIVYCEGIKHGTEKEWNFLFSVYIKTNFAKEKLIILSALSCSREVWILNS; from the exons ATGTTGAAAATGCCAAAGATAGAACTGTACAACAAAGTCAAG gtaattattactgaaaatacaaataaaataaaattaaatgccaaaaatttaaaaatagctaGTTCAGGTGTATgggttaaaaatataactgataaaagtcaagaaatattaactatactaaatgtaacattaattccttttaatgattttcttataattaaattacaagaagTCCTTATTACtggtcaaaaatatttaataaatatacaattttctgCTGCTCTTAGAGAAAGTCTTAAGGGTTATTATCGATCCAGTTATGTAGATAGAGACACAGATAGACTTAA atggcTTGCCATTACACAGTTTCAGTCAATTTTTGCTAGAGAAGCATTTCCTTGTTTTGATGAACCTTCAATGAAAGCAACTTTTACCATTAGTCTTGGCCATAAGAAACGTCTGAAAGCAATCAGCAATATGCCATTAGTTAAAACAACTCCaat ggaagGGAAAACAGATTGGGTGTGggatgaatttcaaaaatcagttCCAATGTCAActtatttagttgcttttatgaTTTCTGAGATGGAACATAAAGATACAGATAAAGCAGATGGCAATGTTAAATTTAGAATATGGGCCAGAAAAGATGCTATAGATCAagtagaatttgttaaaaaacttggGCCtaagattttatcattttatgagaaatattttgatataaaatttccattaccAAAGCAAGACTTAGTTGCATTACCTGATTTAATTCATGGTGCTATGGAAAACTGGGGACTTGTTACATTTAG gaTTCATGAGGACTTAAAAACAATAGTCTACTGTGAGGGTATTAAACATGGGACCGAAAAAGAATGGAATTTTCTATTCTCAgtatacattaaaacaaattttgctaaGGAGAAGTTAATTATACTTTCAGCTCTAAGTTGCAGTCGAGAAGTATGGATTCTTAATAG
- the LOC142319767 gene encoding aminopeptidase N-like isoform X5, translating to MLKMPKIELYNKVKVIITENTNKIKLNAKNLKIASSGVWVKNITDKSQEILTILNVTLIPFNDFLIIKLQEVLITGQKYLINIQFSAALRESLKGYYRSSYVDRDTDRLKWLAITQFQSIFAREAFPCFDEPSMKATFTISLGHKKRLKAISNMPLVKTTPMEGKTDWVWDEFQKSVPMSTYLVAFMISEMEHKDTDKADGNVKFRIWARKDAIDQVEFVKKLGPKILSFYEKYFDIKFPLPKQDLVALPDLIHGAMENWGLVTFRIHEDLKTIVYCEGIKHGTEKEWNFLFSVYIKTNFAKEKLIILSALSCSREVWILNSFKNSPETLLGNFAISLIDS from the exons ATGTTGAAAATGCCAAAGATAGAACTGTACAACAAAGTCAAG gtaattattactgaaaatacaaataaaataaaattaaatgccaaaaatttaaaaatagctaGTTCAGGTGTATgggttaaaaatataactgataaaagtcaagaaatattaactatactaaatgtaacattaattccttttaatgattttcttataattaaattacaagaagTCCTTATTACtggtcaaaaatatttaataaatatacaattttctgCTGCTCTTAGAGAAAGTCTTAAGGGTTATTATCGATCCAGTTATGTAGATAGAGACACAGATAGACTTAA atggcTTGCCATTACACAGTTTCAGTCAATTTTTGCTAGAGAAGCATTTCCTTGTTTTGATGAACCTTCAATGAAAGCAACTTTTACCATTAGTCTTGGCCATAAGAAACGTCTGAAAGCAATCAGCAATATGCCATTAGTTAAAACAACTCCaat ggaagGGAAAACAGATTGGGTGTGggatgaatttcaaaaatcagttCCAATGTCAActtatttagttgcttttatgaTTTCTGAGATGGAACATAAAGATACAGATAAAGCAGATGGCAATGTTAAATTTAGAATATGGGCCAGAAAAGATGCTATAGATCAagtagaatttgttaaaaaacttggGCCtaagattttatcattttatgagaaatattttgatataaaatttccattaccAAAGCAAGACTTAGTTGCATTACCTGATTTAATTCATGGTGCTATGGAAAACTGGGGACTTGTTACATTTAG gaTTCATGAGGACTTAAAAACAATAGTCTACTGTGAGGGTATTAAACATGGGACCGAAAAAGAATGGAATTTTCTATTCTCAgtatacattaaaacaaattttgctaaGGAGAAGTTAATTATACTTTCAGCTCTAAGTTGCAGTCGAGAAGTATGGATTCTTAATAG
- the LOC142319767 gene encoding aminopeptidase N-like isoform X3, translating into MLKMPKIELYNKVKVIITENTNKIKLNAKNLKIASSGVWVKNITDKSQEILTILNVTLIPFNDFLIIKLQEVLITGQKYLINIQFSAALRESLKGYYRSSYVDRDTDRLKWLAITQFQSIFAREAFPCFDEPSMKATFTISLGHKKRLKAISNMPLVKTTPMEGKTDWVWDEFQKSVPMSTYLVAFMISEMEHKDTDKADGNVKFRIWARKDAIDQVEFVKKLGPKILSFYEKYFDIKFPLPKQDLVALPDLIHGAMENWGLVTFRIHEDLKTIVYCEGIKHGTEKEWNFLFSVYIKTNFAKEKLIILSALSCSREVWILNSLAIESSPERLPCSLELLCTNKTNLQCMYACLFLS; encoded by the exons ATGTTGAAAATGCCAAAGATAGAACTGTACAACAAAGTCAAG gtaattattactgaaaatacaaataaaataaaattaaatgccaaaaatttaaaaatagctaGTTCAGGTGTATgggttaaaaatataactgataaaagtcaagaaatattaactatactaaatgtaacattaattccttttaatgattttcttataattaaattacaagaagTCCTTATTACtggtcaaaaatatttaataaatatacaattttctgCTGCTCTTAGAGAAAGTCTTAAGGGTTATTATCGATCCAGTTATGTAGATAGAGACACAGATAGACTTAA atggcTTGCCATTACACAGTTTCAGTCAATTTTTGCTAGAGAAGCATTTCCTTGTTTTGATGAACCTTCAATGAAAGCAACTTTTACCATTAGTCTTGGCCATAAGAAACGTCTGAAAGCAATCAGCAATATGCCATTAGTTAAAACAACTCCaat ggaagGGAAAACAGATTGGGTGTGggatgaatttcaaaaatcagttCCAATGTCAActtatttagttgcttttatgaTTTCTGAGATGGAACATAAAGATACAGATAAAGCAGATGGCAATGTTAAATTTAGAATATGGGCCAGAAAAGATGCTATAGATCAagtagaatttgttaaaaaacttggGCCtaagattttatcattttatgagaaatattttgatataaaatttccattaccAAAGCAAGACTTAGTTGCATTACCTGATTTAATTCATGGTGCTATGGAAAACTGGGGACTTGTTACATTTAG gaTTCATGAGGACTTAAAAACAATAGTCTACTGTGAGGGTATTAAACATGGGACCGAAAAAGAATGGAATTTTCTATTCTCAgtatacattaaaacaaattttgctaaGGAGAAGTTAATTATACTTTCAGCTCTAAGTTGCAGTCGAGAAGTATGGATTCTTAATAG
- the LOC142319767 gene encoding aminopeptidase N-like isoform X4, whose amino-acid sequence MLKMPKIELYNKVKVIITENTNKIKLNAKNLKIASSGVWVKNITDKSQEILTILNVTLIPFNDFLIIKLQEVLITGQKYLINIQFSAALRESLKGYYRSSYVDRDTDRLKWLAITQFQSIFAREAFPCFDEPSMKATFTISLGHKKRLKAISNMPLVKTTPMEGKTDWVWDEFQKSVPMSTYLVAFMISEMEHKDTDKADGNVKFRIWARKDAIDQVEFVKKLGPKILSFYEKYFDIKFPLPKQDLVALPDLIHGAMENWGLVTFRIHEDLKTIVYCEGIKHGTEKEWNFLFSVYIKTNFAKEKLIILSALSCSREVWILNRLCLWEVKAGIISHFVCGQERII is encoded by the exons ATGTTGAAAATGCCAAAGATAGAACTGTACAACAAAGTCAAG gtaattattactgaaaatacaaataaaataaaattaaatgccaaaaatttaaaaatagctaGTTCAGGTGTATgggttaaaaatataactgataaaagtcaagaaatattaactatactaaatgtaacattaattccttttaatgattttcttataattaaattacaagaagTCCTTATTACtggtcaaaaatatttaataaatatacaattttctgCTGCTCTTAGAGAAAGTCTTAAGGGTTATTATCGATCCAGTTATGTAGATAGAGACACAGATAGACTTAA atggcTTGCCATTACACAGTTTCAGTCAATTTTTGCTAGAGAAGCATTTCCTTGTTTTGATGAACCTTCAATGAAAGCAACTTTTACCATTAGTCTTGGCCATAAGAAACGTCTGAAAGCAATCAGCAATATGCCATTAGTTAAAACAACTCCaat ggaagGGAAAACAGATTGGGTGTGggatgaatttcaaaaatcagttCCAATGTCAActtatttagttgcttttatgaTTTCTGAGATGGAACATAAAGATACAGATAAAGCAGATGGCAATGTTAAATTTAGAATATGGGCCAGAAAAGATGCTATAGATCAagtagaatttgttaaaaaacttggGCCtaagattttatcattttatgagaaatattttgatataaaatttccattaccAAAGCAAGACTTAGTTGCATTACCTGATTTAATTCATGGTGCTATGGAAAACTGGGGACTTGTTACATTTAG gaTTCATGAGGACTTAAAAACAATAGTCTACTGTGAGGGTATTAAACATGGGACCGAAAAAGAATGGAATTTTCTATTCTCAgtatacattaaaacaaattttgctaaGGAGAAGTTAATTATACTTTCAGCTCTAAGTTGCAGTCGAGAAGTATGGATTCTTAATAG